One window of Bos indicus isolate NIAB-ARS_2022 breed Sahiwal x Tharparkar chromosome 18, NIAB-ARS_B.indTharparkar_mat_pri_1.0, whole genome shotgun sequence genomic DNA carries:
- the KMT2B gene encoding histone-lysine N-methyltransferase 2B isoform X1 gives MAAAAGGGSCPGPGSARGRFPGRPRGSGGGGGRGGRGNGAERVRVALRRGGGAAGPGGAEPGEDTALLRLLGLHRGLRRLRRLWAGPRIQRGRGRGRGRGWGPSRGCLLEEESSDGESDDEEFQGFHSDEDAASSSLRSALRSQRGRAPRGRGRKHKTTPLPPPRLADVAPAPPKTPARKRGEEGTERMVQALTELLRRAQAPPAPRSRACESSTPRRSRGRPPGRPAGPCRKKQQAVVVAEAAVTIPRPEPPPPVVPVKHRTGSWKCKEGPGPGPGTPKRGGQSGRGGRGGRGRGRGRLPLVIKFVSKAKKMKMGQLSLGLESGQGQDQHEESWQDAPQGRVGSGQGEGPCWRKEQKLEEEGEEEKEEEDEEEERAVAEEAMVLAEEKEEAKLPSPPLTPPAPPPPPSLPPASASPPSPLCPPPPPVSPPPPPTPPPPRAPEEQEESPPPVVPATCSRKRGRPPLTPSQRAEREAARAGPEGTSPPTPVPSTATGGPLEDSPTVAPKSTTFLKNIRQFIMPVVSARSSRVIKTPRRFMDEDPPKPPKVEVSPTLRPPIATSPLAPQEPAPAPSPPRAPTPPSTPVPLPEKRRSILREPTFRWTSLTRELPPPPPAPPPAPPPLPAPVTPSRRPLLLRAPQFTPSEAHLKIYESVLTTPPLGAPEAPEPEPPPADDSPAEPEPRALGRTNHLSLPRFAPVVATPIKAEMPSPGAPAPSSGQQPHAQLQQPLQALQTQLLPPALPPQQSLLQPQLQLQPPPQQAPPLEKARIAGLGSLPLSGVEEKMFSLLKRAKVQLIKIDQQQQQKVASLMPPSPGGQMEEVVGTVKQIPDRGSVKSEDESVETKRERPSGPESPVQGPRIKHVCRHAAVALGQARAMVPEDVPRLSALPLRDRQDLNAEDTSSASETESVPSQSQPGKVESTGPGGDSEPAGSGGTLAHAPRRSLPSHHGKKMRMARCGHCRGCLRVQDCGSCVNCLDKPKFGGPNTKKQCCVYRKCDKIEARKMERLAKKGRTIVKTLLPWDSDESPEASPGPPGPRRGAGAGGPREEVVAPPGPEEQDSFLLQRKSARRCVKQRPSYDIFEDSDDSDPGGPPAPRRRTPRENELPVPEPEEQSRPRKPTLQPVLQLKARRRLDKDALAPGPFASFPNGWTGKQKSPDGVHRVRVDFKEDCDLENVWLMGGLSVLTSVPGGPPMVCLLCASKGLHELVFCQVCCDPFHPFCLEEAERPLPQHHDTWCCRRCKFCHVCGRKGRGSKHLLECERCRHAYHPACLGPSYPTRATRKRRHWICSACVRCKSCGATPGKNWDVEWSGDYSLCPRCTQLFEKGNYCPICTRCYEDNDYESKMMQCAQCDHWVHAKCEGLSDEDYEILSGLPDSVLYTCGPCAGATHPRWREALSGALQGGLRQVLQGLLSSKVAGPLLLCTQCGQEGQQLHPGPCDLHAVRRRFEEGHYKSVHSFMEDVVGILMRHSEEGEMLERRAGGQTKGLLLKLLESAFGWFDAHDPKYWRRSTRLPNGVLPNAVLPPSLDHVYAQWRQQEPETPESGQPPGDPSTAFQGKDSAAFSHLEDPRQCALCLKYGDADSKEAGRLLYIGQNEWTHVNCAIWSAEVFEENDGSLKNVHAAVARGRQMRCELCLKPGATVGCCLSSCLSNFHFMCARASYCIFQDDKKVFCQKHTDLLDGKQPHLPPTSQEIVNPDGFDVLRRVYVDFEGINFKRKFLTGLEPDAINVLIGSIRIDSLGTLSDLSDCEGRLFPIGYQCSRLYWSTVDARRRCWYRCRILEYRPWGPREEPVHLEAAEENQTIVHSPAPCSEPPDHVDPPPDTDALIPRAPEHHPPVQNPDPPPRLDPSSAPPPAPRSFSGARIKVPNYSPSRRPLGGVSFGPLPSPGSPSSLTHHIPTVGDPDFPAPPRRSRRPSPLASRLPPSRRASPPLRTSPQLRVPPPTSVVRALTPTSGELAPPSRAPSPPPPPEDLGPDFEDMEVVSGLSAADLDFAASLLGTEPFQEEIVAAGAGGSSHGGLGDSSEEEAGPTPRYVHFPVTVVSGPALAPGALPGAPRIEQLDGVDDGTDSEAEAVQQPRGQGTPTSGPGAGRAGVIGAAGDRARPPEDLPSEIVDFVLKNLGGPGEGGAGPREEPLPPAPPLANGSQPPQGLPPNPADPTRTFAWLPGPPGVRVLSLGPAPEPPKPAASKIILVNKLGQVFVKMAGEGEPVSPPVKPPPLPPPMPPTAPTSWTLPPGPLLGVLPVVGVVRPAPPPPPPPLTLVLSSGPPSPPRQAIRVKRVSTFSGRSPPAPPPSKTPRLEEDGESLEDPPQGPGPCGSGFSRVRMKTPTVRGVLDLDDSGELTAEESPRPLQDRSPLLPLPEGGPPRAPDGPPDLLLESQWHHYSGEASSSEEEPPSPEDKENQAPKRAGPHLRFEISSEDGFSVEAESLEGAWRTLIEKVQEARGHARLRHLSFSGMSGARLLGIHHDAVIFLAEQLPGAQRCQHYKFRYHQQGEGQEEPPLNPHGAARAEVYLRKCTFDMFNFLASQHRVLPEGATCDEEEDEVQLRSTRRATSLELPMAMRFRHLKKTSKEAVGVYRSAIHGRGLFCKRNIDAGEMVIEYSGIVIRSVLTDKREKFYDGKGIGCYMFRMDDFDVVDATMHGNAARFINHSCEPNCFSRVIHVEGQKHIVIFALRRILRGEELTYDYKFPIEDASNKLPCNCGAKRCRRFLN, from the exons atggcggcggcggcgggcggcggcaGTTGCCCCGGGCCTGGCTCCGCGCGGGGCCGCTTCCCGGGCCGGCCGCGGGGctccggcgggggcgggggccgcGGCGGACGGGGCAACGGGGCCGAAAGAGTGCGGGTAGCTCTGcggcgcggcggcggcgcggcgggGCCGGGCGGAGCCGAGCCCGGGGAGGACACGGCCCTGCTCCGTTTGCTGGGACTCCACCGGGGCCTGCGCCGGCTCCGCCGCCTGTGGGCCGGCCCGCGCATTcagcggggccggggccggggtcGGGGCCGGGGCTGGGGCCCGAGCCGGGGCTGCCTGCTGGAGGAGGAGAGCAGTGACGGGGAGTCCGACGATGAG GAGTTTCAGGGTTTTCACTCAGATGAAGATGCGGCCTCCAGTTCCCTGCGCTCTGCGCTCCGATCCCAGCGAG GTCGAGCCCCCCGAGGTCGGGGCCGCAAGCATAAGACGACCCCCCTTCCGCCTCCTCGCCTAGCAGATGTGGCTCCTGCACCCCCAAAGACTCCTGCCCGGAAACGGGGTGAGGAGGGCACAGAACGGATGGTGCAGGCACTGACCGAACTTCTCCGGCGGGCCCAGGCACCCCCAGCCCCCCGGAGCCGGGCATGTGAGTCCTCCACCCCGCGTCGGTCTCGGGGACGGCCCCCAGGACGGCCAGCAGGCCCCTGCAGGAAGAAGCAGCAAGCAGTAGTGGTGGCAGAAGCAGCTGTGACAATCCCCAGACCTGAGCCCCCGCCTCCTGTTGTTCCAGTAAAACACCGAACTGGCAGCTGGAAGTGCAAGGAGGGGCCCGGCCCAGGACCTGGGACCCCCAAGCGTGGAGGACAGTCTGGGCGAGGAGGCCGTGGAGGCAGGGGCCGAGGCCGAGGCCGCCTCCCCCTCGTGATCAAGTTTGTTTCAAAggccaaaaaaatgaagatgggaCAGTTGTCCTTGGGACTTGAATCAGGTCAGGGTCAAGATCAGCATGAGGAAAGCTGGCAGGATGCCCCCCAGGGAAGAGTTGGATCTGGGCAAGGAGAGGGCCCCTGCTGGAGGAAGGAGcagaagctggaggaggagggagaggaggagaaagaagaggaagatgaggaggaggagagagctgTAGCTGAGGAAGCAATGGTGCTAGCcgaggaaaaggaagaggcaaaGCTGCCATCACCACCCCTGACTCCTCCAGcccctccacctcctccatccCTGCCACCCGCTTCAGCATCTCCTCCATCCCCACTTTGCCCTCCCCCCCCACCTgtctctcctccacccccaccaacccCTCCACCGCCTCGTGCCCCGGAGGAGCAGGAAGAGTCCCCTCCTCCCGTGGTCCCAGCTACATGCTCGCGAAAGAGGGGCCGGCCTCCCCTAACTCCCAGCCAGCGAGCAGAGCGGGAAGCTGCTCGGGCAGGGCCAGAGGGTACCTCTCCTCCCACTCCAGTCCCCAGCACCGCCACAGGAGGCCCTCTGGAAGACAGCCCTACTGTGGCCCCCAAAAGTACCACCTTTCTGAAGAACATCCGACAGTTTATTATGCCTGTGGTGAGTGCCCGCTCTTCCCGTGTCATCAAGACACCCCGGCGATTTATGGATGAAGACCCCCCCAAGCCCCCAAAGGTGGAGGTCTCACCTACTCTACGGCCTCCCATTGCCACCTCCCCACTGGCCCCCCAGGAACCAGCACCAGCCCCCTCTCCACCCCGTGCCCCAACTCCTCCATCTACCCCAGTCCCACTCCCTGAGAAGAGACGGTCCATCCTAAGGGAACCCACATTTCGCTGGACCTCACTGACCCGGgaactgccccctcctccccctgctcctccaccggccccacccccacttcctgcCCCTGTCACTCCTTCCCGGAGGCCCCTGCTCCTTCGGGCCCCTCAGTTTACCCCAAGTGAAGCCCACCTGAAGATCTACGAATCGGTGCTTACTACTCCTCCTCTTGGGGCCCCTGAAGCCCCTGAGCCAGAGCCTCCTCCTGCCGATGACTCTCCAGCTGAGCCTGAGCCGCGGGCATTGGGCCGCACGAACCACCTCAGCTTGCCTCGATTTGCCCCTGTGGTCGCCACTCCTATTAAGGCTGAGATGCCCTCCCCTGGGGCTCCAGCTCCAAGCAGTGGGCAACAGCCTCACGCTCAGCTGCAGCAGCCCCTACAGGCCTTGCAAACCCAGCTGCTGCCCCCAGCACTACCACCACAGCAGTCACTACTGCAGCCACAGTTACAGCTGCAGCCACCGCCACAGCAGGCGCCACCACTGGAAAAGGCCCGGATTGCAGGCCTGGGGTCCTTACCACTGTCTGGTGTGGAGGAGAAAATGTTCAGTCTCCTCAAGAGAGCCAAGGTGCAGCTAATCAAGAttgaccagcagcagcagcagaaagtggCGTCTTTGATGCCG CCCAGCCCTGGAGGGCAGATGGAGGAGGTTGTGGGGACTGTCAAGCAGATCCCAGATAGAGGTTCTGTCAAGTCGGAAGATGAATCAGTGGAAACTAAGAGGGAGAGACCATCG GGCCCTGAGTCCCCTGTACAAGGCCCCCGCATCAAACATGTCTGCCGTCATGCTGCTGTGGCCCTGGGTCAGGCCCGGGCCATGGTGCCCGAAGACGTCCCCCGCCTCAGCGCTCTCCCTCTCCGGGATCGGCAGGACCTCAATGCGGAGG ATACATCATCAGCATCTGAGACTGAGAGCGTCCCATCCCAGTCCCAGCCGGGAAAGGTGGAGTCAACAGGGCCCGGGGGAGACTCAGAGCCTGCAGGGTCTGGAGGGACCCTGGCACATGCACCCCGGCGCTCACTGCCCTCCCATCACGGCAAGAAGATGCGGATGGCACGGTGTGGACACTGTCGGGGCTGCCTGCGTGTGCAGGACTGTGGCTCCTGTGTCAACTGCCTGGACAAGCCCAAGTTTGGGGGCCCCAACACCAAGAAGCAGTGCTGTGT ATACCGGAAGTGTGACAAGATAGAGGCTCGGAAGATGGAACGGCTGGCCAAAAAAG GCCGGACGATAGTGAAGACGCTGTTGCCCTGGGATTCCGATGAATCTCCTGAGGCCTCCCCTGGTCCTCCAGGCCCACGCCGGGGGGCGGGAGCTGGGGGGCCCCGGGAGGAGGTGGTGGCCCCCCCGGGGCCCGAGGAGCAGGACTCCTTCCTACTGCAGCGCAAGTCAGCCCGGCGCTGCGTCAAACAGCGACCCTCCTATGATATATTCGAGGACTCGGATGACTCAGACCCCGGGGGTCCCCCTGCTCCTCGGCGTCGGACCCCCCGGGAGAACG AGCTGCCAGTGCCAGAACCAGAGGAGCAGAGTCGGCCCCGCAAACCCACCCTGCAGCCTGTGTTGCAGCTCAAGGCCCGAAGGCGCCTGGACAAG GATGCTTTGGCCCCTGGCCCTTTTGCCTCTTTTCCCAATGGCTGGACTGGAAAACAAAAGTCTCCAGATGGTGTGCACCGGGTTCGTGTGGATTTTAAG GAGGATTGTGACCTGGAGAACGTGTGGCTGATGGGTGGCCTAAGTGTACTCACCTCCGTGCCAGGGGGACCACCCATGGtgtgcttgctgtgtgccagcAAAGGCCTGCATGAG TTGGTGTTCTGCCAGGTCTGCTGTGACCCTTTCCACCCATTCTGCCTGGAGGAGGCCGAGCGGCCCCTGCCCCAACATCATGACACTTGGTGCTGCCGCCGCTGCAAGTTTTGCCACGTCTGTGGGCGCAAAGGCCGGGGATCCAAG CACCTCCTGGAGTGTGAGCGCTGCCGCCATGCTTACCACCCAGCCTGTCTGGGGCCCAGCTACCCAACCCGAGCCACACGCAAACGGCGCCACTGG ATCTGCTCAGCCTGCGTGCGATGTAAGAGCTGTGGGGcgactccaggcaagaactgggaCGTCGAGTGGTCGGGAGATTACAGCCTCTGCCCCAGGTGCACCCAGCTCTTTGAGAAAG GAAACTACTGCCCGATCTGCACACGCTGCTATGAAGACAATGACTACGAGAGCAAGATGATGCAGTGTGCACAATGTGACCACTGGGTGCATGCCAAGTGTGAGGGGCTCTCGG ATGAAGACTACGAGATCCTTTCAGGGCTGCCAGACTCGGTGCTGTACACCTGTGGGCCATGTGCTGGGGCCACACACCCTCGCTGGCGAGAGGCCCTGAGTGGGGCCCTACAGGGGGGCCTGCGCCAGGTGcttcagggcctgctgagctccAAGGTGGCAGGCCCACTGCTGCTGTGCACCCAG TGTGGGCAGGAAGGACAGCAGCTACACCCAGGGCCCTGTGATCTGCACGCTGTGAGGCGGCGCTTCGAGGAGGGCCACTACAAGTCTGTG CACAGCTTCATGGAGGACGTGGTGGGCATCCTGATGAGGCACTCTGAGGAAGGAGAGATGCTGGAGCGCCGGGCTGGAGGCCAGACCAAGGGGCTCCTACTGAAG CTGCTAGAGTCTGCGTTCGGCTGGTTCGACGCCCACGACCCCAAGTACTGGCGACGGAGTACCCGGCTGCCGAA CGGAGTCCTTCCCAATGCGGTGTTGCCCCCATCCCTGGACCACGTCTATGCTCAGTGGAGGCAGCAGGAACCAGAGACCCCAGAATCAGGGCAGCCTCCAGGCGATCCCTCAACAG CTTTCCAGGGCAAGGATTCAGCTGCTTTCTCACACCTGGAGGACCCCCGTCAGTGTGCACTCTGCCTCAAATACGGGGATGCGGACTCTAAG GAGGCGGGACGGCTCCTGTACATTGGGCAGAATGAGTGGACACACGTCAACTGTGCCATTTGGTCAGCCGAAGTGTTTGAAGAAAACGATGGCTCCCTCAAGAACGTGCATGCTGCTGTGGCTCGAGGGAGGCAGATG CGCTGTGAACTCTGCCTGAAGCCTGGTGCCACGGTGGGCTGCTgcctttcctcctgcctcagcAACTTCCACTTCATGTGCGCCCGGGCCAGCTACTGCATCTTCCAGGATGACAAGAAAGTGTTCTGCCAGAAGCACACAGACCTGTTGGATGGCAAG CAACCCCATTTGCCACCCACCTCCCAGGAGATCGTGAACCCTGACGGTTTTGATGTTCTCCGCCGAGTCTACGTGGACTTTGAGGGCATCAATTTCAAGCGAAAGTTCTTGACGGGGCTTGAACCTGATGCCATCAATGTACTAATTG GCTCCATCCGGATCGACTCCTTGGGCACTCTGTCTGACCTCTCAGACTGTGAGGGACGGCTCTTCCCCATTGGCTACCA gtGCTCCCGTCTGTACTGGAGCACAGTGGATGCTCGGCGGCGCTGCTGGTATCGGTGCCGGATCCTGGAGTATCGGCCATGGGGGCCAAGGGAAGAGCCGGTTCACCTGGAGGCAGCAGAAGAGAACCAGACCATTGTGCACAGTCCTGCCCCTTGCTCAG AGCCCCCAGATCATGTGGACCCCCCGCCAGATACAGATGCCCTTATCCCTAGAGCTCCTGAGCACCACCCACCCGTTCAGAACCCGGACCCCCCACCTCGGCTGGATCCAAGCAgcgcccctcctccagccccccgCTCCTTCTCGGGGGCTCGAATCAAAGTGCCCAACTACTCACCATCCCGGAGGCCCTTGGGGGGTGTGTCCTTTGGACCCCTGCCCTCGCCTG GAAGTCCATCTTCTCTGACCCACCACATCCCTACGGTGGGAGACCCGGACTTCCCAGCTCCCCCGAGACGCTCCCGTCGCCCCAGCCCTCTGGCTTCCAGGCTGCCACCTTCACGGCGGGCCTCTCCCCCTCTCAGAACCTCTCCTCAGCTCAGGGTGCCCCCTCCTACCTCAGTCGTTAGAGCCCTCACACCTACCTCAGGGGAGCTGGCTCCCCCAAGCCGGGCCCCGTCTCCTCCACCACCCCCTGAAGACCTGGGCCCAGACTTTGAGGACATGGAGGTGGTGTCAGGACTGAGTGCTGCTGACCTGGACTTTGCGGCCAGCCTGCTGGGGACTGAGCCCTTCCAGGAAGAGATTGTGGCTGCGGGGGCCGGGGGGAGCAGCCACGGGGGCCTGGGGGACAGCTCAGAGGAGGAGGCCGGCCCCACCCCCCGCTACGTCCACTTCCCCGTGACTGTGGTGTCCggccctgccctggcccctggTGCCCTCCCCGGAGCCCCCCGCATTGAACAGCTGGATGGAGTGGATGATGGCACCGACAGCGAGGCCGAGGCAGTCCAGCAGCCTCGGGGCCAGGGGACTCCTACTTCAGGGCCAGGAGCAGGCCGGGCGGGGGTCATCGGGGCTGCAGGGGACAGGGCCCGACCTCCCGAGGACTTGCCGTCAGAAATTGTGGATTTTGTGTTGAAGAACCTAGGGGGCCCTGGGGAGGGCGGTGCTGGACCCAGAGAGGAGCCCCTTCCCCCAGCACCTCCCCTGGCCAATGGCAGCCAGCCCCCTCAGGGCCTGCCCCCTAACCCAGCTGACCCCACCCGGACGTTTGCCTGGCTCCCTGGACCCCCAGGGGTCCGGGTATTGAGCCTGGGCCCTGCCCCTGAGCCCCCGAAACCTGCCGCATCCAAGATCATCCTCGTCAACAAGCTGGGGCAGGTGTTTGTAAAGATGGCGGGGGAGGGTGAACCTGTCTCACCTCCAGTGAAGCCACCGCCTCTGCCCCCTCCCATGCCCCCCACGGCCCCCACTTCCTGGACTCTGCCCCCAGGACCCCTGCTGGGTGTGTTGCCAGTGGTAGGGGTGGtccgccctgccccgcccccacccccccctccATTGACGCTGGTGTTGAGCAGTGGGCCCCCCAGCCCACCCCGCCAGGCCATCCGTGTCAAAAGGGTGTCCACCTTCTCTGGCCGTTCTCCACCAGCGCCTCCACCCAGCAAGACTCCCCGGCTGGAGGAAGATGGAGAGTCCTTGGAAGACCCCCCCCAGGGTCCAGGGCCTTGTGGCAGTGG GTTCAGCCGAGTGAGGATGAAAACGCCCACCGTGCGTGGAGTTCTCGACCTGGATGATTCTGGGGAGCTCACTGCGGAGGAAAGCCCGAG GCCCCTTCAGGACCGGTCCCCTCTGCTGCCACTTCCCGAAGGTGGTCCTCCCCGGGCCCCTGATGGTCCCCCTGACCTGCTGCTTGAGTCCCAGTGGCACCACTACTCAG GTGAGGCTTCAAGCTCCGAGGAAGAGCCTCCATCCCCAGAGGACAAAGAGAACCAGGCCCCTAAACGGGCTGGCCCACACCTGCGTTTCGAGATCAGCAGTGAGGATGGGTTCAGCGTGGAGGCAGAGAGCTTGGAAG gggCATGGAGAACTCTGATTGAGAAGGTGCAAGAGGCCCGAGGGCATGCCCGGCTCAGACATCTCTCCTTCAGTG GAATGAGTGGGGCAAGGCTCCTGGGCATCCACCATGATGCTGTCATCTTCCTGGCAGAGCAGCTGCCCGGGGCTCAGCGCTGCCAGCACTACAAGTTCCGCTACCACCAGCAGGGAGAGGGCCAGGAGGAGCCACCCCTGAATCCCCATGGGGCAGCCCGCGCTGAGGTCTATCTCCG cAAGTGCACCTTTGACATGTTCAACTTCCTGGCCTCCCAGCACCGGGTGCTTCCTGAGGGAGCCACCTGTGACGAGGAAGAGGACGAGGTGCAGCTCAGGTCAACCAG ACGTGCCACCAGTCTGGAGCTGCCCATGGCCATGCGCTTTCGCCACCTCAAGAAGACATCCAAAGAGGCTGTGGGTGTCTACAG ATCTGCCATCCACGGGCGGGGCCTGTTCTGTAAGCGCAACATCGATGCCGGCGAGATGGTCATCGAGTACTCTGGTATTGTTATTCGCTCTGTGCTGACTGACAAGCGGGAGAAGTTCTATGATGGGAAG GGCATTGGGTGCTACATGTTCCGCATGGATGACTTTGACGTGGTGGACGCCACCATGCATGGCAATGCCGCCCGCTTCATCAACCACTCGTGTGAGCCCAATTGCTTCTCTCGAGTCATCCATGTGGAGGGCCAGAAGCACATCGTCATCTTCGCCCTGCGCCGCATCCTGCGTGGTGAGGAGCTCACCTATGACTACAAGTTCCCCATTGAGGATGCCAGCAACAAGCTGCCCTGCAACTGTGGCGCCAAGCGCTGCCGTCGCTTCCTTAACTGA